AATACAGACTACCGACcctgtgaaacagagagaggggcctACCCAAACAGAGTTAATACAGACTATCTACcctgtgaaacagagagaggggcccACACAAACAGAGTCAATACAGACTATCTACcctgtgaaacagagagaggggcccACCCAAACAGAGTCAATACAGACTACCAACcctgtgaaacagagagaggggcctACCCAAACAGAGTCAATACAGACCACCTACcctgtgaaacagagagaggggcctACCCAAAGACGGTCAACAGACTACCTACCCTGTGTGGCATGTGTACTTCCCAGAGTCCTTTGCTGTAACGGTAGAAAACCAGAGCGCGTTCCCCCTTCCTGTCACGGCCCCGTCATCTCTGAGGAAATCTCTGTCTCTGTTGGTTTCCCCCTCGGCCCTCGACCAATCAGCTTCCTCAGAGCTGGCTGTGATGTTGTAGAGGCGCTCACAGAGACCGGCGGACTGTGGTTTGGTACATTGCATGACAAACCCCTCCCCAGAGAAAGCTTTGTAGCCGTACGTCTCTGAGCCTGGCTTCAAACCTACACGTGTCACACAAGAAAGACATCTCTCATTCCACACAGATGTATGTATAATGTAATTAATACTGAAGGCATATGATATGTCTATATGCACATGGAATACTATGTGGATTACCAGATACCTGGTAAAATCTATAAATGTTGTTTTATACAATTGTTTGATAATAAAGATAAGTACCTTCTTCCTTGTCCCGGcgacattcacagaagtatctCTGCAGAAAACATGCGATGATTGCTAAAGCCAGTGACGGTCCAGGGTGCATCACTCCGCACCACTTCATTCATTCCAATGTCAAATCCACCACTTCATTCATTCCAATGTCAAACCCACCACTGCGTGTCATAACTGTCACAAGGATCTGGGTTTCCTGGAAACAGAATCTCTTTCACCACTCTAAAACCAGACAAATAGCCGTCAGTCCCTTCATTTCCTAGTAAATGAAAAGGGACGCATCTGAACTAGTTTCCTTGCCTTCCACTGCCCTGTTCTCCAATAGCCACTAGTCTGTGCAGCTTGCCTCTTAGATGGTTGGAAACCAATCATATCTGATACTGGCTCCCCTCAGAGATGCACCATGTGAAAACATGACCACCAGTTTCCTGTGTCAACGTACATTTCCTGGTTAAATGCAGAGCTCTACTTCGCTAGAACTTTCACACCATCTTTGGGTGTGCATCTGTGGGTGTGGGTAGCCGGAGTGTGAAATGTGTCTTTGTAAGTATGCAAGGCTGATCTGTGATGTAAGAGAAGACAGCTTTGTTGCAAGTAGAAAACATTTATTGAAGCCCAGTGTCAATACATTAGCAACACTGAACAGTGGTGAGTCTATAGACCAATACATACAAACAGAGTAGGGTGGACAGATATGTTCTGTAATGAATGATACAGGCTTTGGCACAGCCAAGACTTGGTTTGACATCTTTTGACAGAATCAGTGAGGCTGTGTCccatatagtccactacttttgaccaggtcccatagacCATATGTACATTGTATGTCCAGGCTTAAATGCCCAAATAAAGGCTTAATAATGAATACTGTCTAGATAAAACAGAACTAAAACACCAAATAAATTAAAACAAGACAAATGTAATCAGTCGTCAATGCCTTCATCAATACATGTCATAATCCCATCTACTCATACTATGTGGATTATGAGCCAATTCTTCATCTATATATCCTGTCTGGACATTCTGTTTACTGTTGTTGTCAGCATCATTTCACCAGGTCAAATTCCTGGTTCATGTCAATGTACTTGGTGATTCTATTGTGATTCTTATCATAGCAGACTCCTAAATACAGCCCTATGAAATATCAGGGCCAAGGAATTCATGCATTTCTTCTCAATGTCACTTCTGTTTCATGTTTGTTGGGAATGTACGTAACTACATTGAGGTGTGACCTGCTGCTGTGCGTGGTCTTTCCTTGAATCTCTTAAAgcttttctgggggggggggggtctggccCCCGACTggtaacagagagaaacaggtagAGCGAGAAAGACAAGTCTTCTGTCCACTGGACAAGCAGAGTATGTCGTGGTAGTTTTGGATGTCAGTGGgtcttaaagtaactgtccagtgaaaatctcacttttacaAGTTCATATTCcattaactcatacccaaataatgtcctatactcgtatttgtggccaaTGTATACATTTGagaaaacaaaacacacaaaaaccCCACCTCAAACTTATATCTCAAATACACTTCTTGCTATTTCCTCACAGAACATGATGTAATAATGTTGGCTCATTGGccgagctggccaatcagcggtctagtcgcattaatatttttaatgaccggtATACGCCCACAGCATTCTGTTGCTGGGGTAAGCCCACAGCATTCTGTTGCTGGGGTAAGCCCACAGCATTCTGTTGCTGGGGTAAGCCCACAGCATTCTGTTGCTGGGGTAAGCCCACAGCATTCTGTTGCTGGGGTAAGCCCACAGCATTCTGTTGCTGGGGTAAGGAAAACTATTATAGGCAAAACTCTTATAGGTAAATAGGTAAAAATGGCACATTAATCAAGTTAGATGCATTTATTTCACCCCggagcagggttggggtcaatttgaagtaaaaaaaacaaaaacattgaaAATAGATGCCATTATttcatttgaatttgaatttcagtttactttgTGAACTGACTGAACCCAAACCCTGCCCTGGAGCCTATATAATCACAGAATGGTCCTCTCATCCTTCGGGGGGCACTGTCTGGTCCTGGCAGGCATACGGTAACGCAGCTCCTTCCAGAAGGGTGAGGAGAGGGGTTTGGAGTGGGAGCCCCTCCAGGTGACGGTGTGTCCTGACTGGGCCAGCAGCCGCAGGGCCTCAGAGAGGGAGTCCAGGTCCAGATCCACCTAAAACGTTTACAGAATAATGTAGTGAATTTTTGGGGGTAGCCCCGACCAAGACTTGAACAGAGGTCCACCGACTGCCAACCCAGCACCTTCGTTGTTACACCAAGAGATCCAAACCCCTTGACTAgatcactaggtgttgtgttaaggttGCTACAATTACTCATTTAGCTTATCTAGCGCTTTTCATTACAAAAGAGAATCTCGAAAAAGCAATGAAAACAAACATGCACCACCAATTGCAAAAGTGGAAAAATACAAAGTGTTTCTAGTCAGCTTTAAAGGAAATGGAATTTAAGCAGTTTTAAAGTAAATGGAATTGAAGCAGTTTTAAAGGAAATGGAGTTGAAGCAGAAAGACAGTATTTCATCAGCTCCAGGTCTATCTGTTAATTTAGTTTGAAAGACAGCATGGCATCAGCTCCAGGTCTATCTGTTTATTTAGTTTGAAAGACAGCATGGCATCAGCTCCAGGTCTATCTGTTTATTTAGTTTGAAAGACAGCATGGCATCAGCTCCAGGTCTATCTGTTTATTTAGTTTGAAAGACAGCATGGCATCAGCTCCAGGTCTATCTGTTTATTTAGTTTGAAAGACAGCATGGCATCAGCTCCAGGTCTATCTGTTTATTTAGTTTGAAAGACAGCATGGCATCAGCTCCAGGTCTATCTGTTTATTTAGTTTGAAAGACAGTATTTCATCAGCTCCAGGTCTATCTGTTTATTTAGTTTGAAAGACAGTATTTCATCAGCTCCAGGTCTATCTGTTTATTTAGTTTGAAAGACAGCATGGCATCAGCTCCAGGTCTATCTGTTTATTTAGTTTGAAAGACAGCATGGCATCAGCTCCAGGTCTATCTGTTTATTTAGTTTGAAAGACAGCATGGCATCAGCTCCAGGTCTATCTGTTTATTTAGTTTGAAAGACAGCATGGCATCAGCTCCAGGTCTATCTGTTTATTTAGTTTGAAAGACAGCATGGCATCAGCTCCAGGTCTATCTGTTTATTTAGTTTGAAAGACAGCATGGCATCAGCTCCAGGTCTATCTGTTAATTTGGGAAATTGATTTGACAGGGACAGCGCACATTCACCAACGGtatcgtcccaaatggcaccctattccctttatagtgcactactttagaacagggcccataacactatatagggaatagggtgctatttgggacacacccaCAAAGCTAACTGTCGTCCATAGGCAGAACTCGTCCATAGGTATAACTACCTGGCTGTCTGGGGCTGACTCTGTCTGGACGAGGACCAGCCAGGTCTGCCGTTCCACCAGTGCAGCATGGAGCCCAGTGAGCAGACTATACTGACTGTCCTGCCCTGGGTTCAGCCCCAGGCTGCTGGGCACCAGGATCAGTCTCCGGCTCTGCTCTATACACCCCAGCACCGCCTCAGCCACCGCTGGAAACACAGAGCACACACTTTACtgatacagacacaggaacagatacaggaacaggaacgggTACAGAAACAGAtacaggaacagatacaggaacgggtacaggaacaggtacaggaacagatacaggaacagatacaggaacagatacaggaacGGGTACAGAAACAGGtacaggaacagatacaggaacgggtacaggaacaggtacaggaacagatacaggaacagatacaggaacagatacaggaacagatacaggaacaGGACCGGGtacaggaacaggtacaggaacaggaccaggtacaggaacaggtacaggaacagatacaggaacaGGACCGGGtacaggaacaggtacaggaacagatacaggaacaggaacgggtacaggaacagatacaggaacaggtacaggaacaagaacaggtacaggaacagatacaggaacaggaacagatacaggaacagatacaggaacaggtacaggaacaggtacaggaatgggaacaggtacaggaacagatacaggaacaggaacagatacaggaacagatacaggaacaggaatgggaacaggtacaggaacagatacaggaacaggaacagatacaggaacagatacaggaacagatacaggaacaGGACCGGGtacaggaacagatacaggaacagatacaggaacaGGACCGGGtacaggaacagatacaggaacaggaacgggtacaggaacaggtacaggaacagatacaggaacaGGACCGGGtacaggaacaggtacaggaacagatacaggaacaggaacgggtacaggaacagatacaggaacaggaacgggtacaggaacagatacaggaacaggtacaggaaTGGGAACAGGTACAGGAACAGCTACAGGAACGTGTACAGGAATGGGTACGGGAATGGGTACGGGAACAGGTACAGGAATGGGAACAAAAATGGGAATGGGAACAGGAATGGGTACGAGTACAGGTACAGGAACGGATATGGGAACGGGGGTACAGGAACATAtacaggaacagatacaggaacagatacaggaacaggtacaggaacaggtacaggaacagatacaggaacagatacaggaacagatacaggaacagatacaggaacaGGACCTGGtacaggaacaggtacaggaacAGGACCGGGtacaggaacagatacaggaacaGGACCGGGtacaggaacaggtacaggaacagatacaggaacaggaacgggtacaggaacagatacaggaacaggtacaggaacaggaacaggtacaggaacagatacaggaacaggaacagatacaggaacagatacaggaacaGGACCGGGtacaggaacagatacaggaacaGGACCGGGtacaggaacagatacaggaacagatacaggaacaGGACCGGGtacaggaacaggtacaggaacagatacaggaacaggaacgggtacaggaacagatacaggaacaggtacaggaaTGGGAACAGGTACAGGAACAGCTACAGGAACGTGTACAGGAATGGGTACGGGAATGGGTACGGGAACAGGTACAGGAATGGGAACAAAAATGGGAATGGGAACAGGAATGGGTACGAGTACAGGTACAGGAACGGATATGGGAACGGGGGTACAGGAACATATACAGGAACAGGAACCTGTACAGGAACAGTAACCTGACAGGAATAAGAACATGTACAGGAACAGGTACGGATACAGGAATAGGAACAAAAACGGGTACGGGAATGGGTACGGGAACAGGTACGGGAATGGATATGGGAACTGGTACAGATAGAGGTACAggtacaggaacaggaacaagaacaggaacaggtacaggaaAAGGTACAGGAACAAGAACAGGAACGGATACATGAACAAGaacaggaacagatacaggaacaggtacaggaacAAGAACAGAAACAGGTACAGGAACAAGAACAGAAACAGGTACAGGAACAAGAACAGGAACGGATACAAGaacaggaacagatacaggaacaagaacaggaacagatacaggaacaggtacaggaacAAGAACGGATACAGGTACAGGAACAAGAACAGGAATGGATACAGGAACAAGAACAGATACAGgaacaagaacaagaacaggAACGGGAACAAGAACAGGTACAGGAACGGATACAGGTACAGGTAGAGGAACAGGTAGAGGCAGAGGAATAGAAACAAGaacaggtagaggtagaggaacAAGAACAGGAATGGATACAGGAACAGGTACAACAACAAGAACAGGAACTGGTACAagaacaggaacaggtacaggaacAAAAACGGGTACGGGAATGGGTACGGaaactggtacaggtagaggaacaGGTAGAGGAACAGGTACAGGAACGGATACAGGAACAAGTACAAGAACAGGTACAagaacaggaacaggtacaagaacaagaacaggaacaggtacaagaacaagaacaggaacaggtacaggaacaagaacaggaacagatacaggaacaagaacaggaacagatacaggaacaggtacaggaacagatacaggaacaAGAACGGATACAGGTACAGGAACAAGAACAGGAACGGATACAGGAACAAGaacaggaacagatacaggaacaggtacaggaacAAGAACGGAtacaggaacaggtacaggaaTGGATACAGGTACAGGtagaggaacaggaacaggaacggaTACAGGTAGAGGaacaggtagaggtagaggtacaaGTAGAGGTAGAGGAACAGGTACAGGTAGAGAAgcaggtagaggtagaggtagaggaagaggtacaggtagaggtacaggtagaggaacaggtagaggtagaggtacaggtagaggtagaggtacaggtagaggtagaggtacaggtacaggtagaggtagaggtacaggtacaggtagaggtagaggtacaggtagaggtacAGGTACAGGTAGAGGAATAGGTGCAGGTAGAGGGACAGGTCCAGATAAAGGAACAGAAACAGGAACAAGTAGAGGAACAGGTAGAGGGACAGGTGCAGGTAGAGGGACAGGTCCAGATAAAGGAACAGAAACAGGAACATGTAGAGGAACAGGTAGAGGAACAGGTACAGGTAGAGGGACAGGTACAGGAACAGGTACAGGTAGAGGAccaggtagaggtagaggaacAGGTAGAGACACAGGTAGAGGAACAGGTACAGGTAGAGGACCAGGTAGAGGAACAGGTACAGgtacagggacagggacaggtacAGGTACAGGTACAGGGACAGGTAGTAGAGGAACAGGTACAGGTACAGGGACAGGTAGTAGAGGAACAGGTACAGGTAGAGGAACAGGTAGAGGAACAGGTACAGGTAGAGGCACAGGTAGAGGAACAGGTAGAGGAACAGGTACAGGTAGAGGCACAGGTAGAGGAACAGGTAGAGGAACAGGTACAGGTAGAGGAacaggtacaggtagaggtacAGGTAGAGGAACAGGTAGAGGAACAGGTACAGATAGAGGGACAGGTAGAGGAACAGGTACAGGTAGAGGAACAGGTAGAGGAACAGGTACAGATAGAGGGACAGGTAGAGGAACAGGTACAGGTAGAGGAACAGGTAGAAGAACAGGTACAGATAAAGGAACAGAAACAGGTTCAAGAACcgtgcatacacacaaacacagacacagacacagacacacagacacagacacacagacacagacacagacacagacacacagacacagacacagacacagacacacacacacagagacacagacacagacacagacacagacacagacacagacacagacacagacacacagacacagacacagacacacacacacacacacacacacacacacacacacacacaccagtatgaGGACAAATGTGAGGACAGTGGACTGACTCACCCTCCCCAGGGAGCACGTCACGGTCGTAGAGACACAGGCTGTAACCATACTCCTCTTCCAGCACCTCCTCCACCTGACGCCTGTCCTCCTCACTGACACCTGACTCTGTGTCACTCTTATAACACAACACATAGGCATCGTAACGCTTCCCATCTGAAACACACCATTCAGACAAGTTATAACACAGGACATAGGCATTATAACACAGCAGATAGGCATTATAACACAGTACATAGGCATTATAACACAGCAGATAGGCATTATAACACAGCAGATAGGCATTATAACACAGCAGATAGGCATTATAACACAGTACATAGGCGTTGTTACACATCCCATCTGAAACTAACACAATTCATCCAAATGATGTGGTGAAACACGATCGACAACGAGACTGTTTGCATGAGACATGTTTGACAACACATGTTGGTGTCAGGTGTTATTCTCACCAGAGACGTTGTGTTGACGCCAGCCCAGATCATCTCTGAGAAATAGAATGATGTCCACCTTCAGCTTGACATAGACAACAGTCACCACCACCACCGTCACGGCAAAGACCCCCACTATACCCAGCACCAGGAAGTGGAACTGGGGTGGACCTAAAGGGTGAcatgaaatacacacacacacacacaaataaacctGATAATATCAAACAGCTGTTACTGTACAGCAGAAAGAGAAACTGAAGAGGAAAAAAATCACAGAAAATCATCCTAATGTCACACAGAAGTGATCATAATCTCTTCTTGATTAAATGTCATGGTAACCTAAGAGCAGAAGAGATCATATCTTATTGATTAAATGTCATGGTAACCTAAGAGCAGAAGAGATCATATCTTATTGATTAAATGTCATGGTAACCTAAGAGCAGAAGAGATCATATCTTATTGATTAAATGTCATGGTAACCTAAGAGCAGAAGAGATCATATCTTATTGATTAAATGTCATGGTAACCTAAGAGCAGAAGAGAGGGTTCTGTGAAATGACCAGTAGAGTTTTATAAAGGCAGACTAATATTTTGAATGATTGGAAAGCTAAGATGTCCCTTTAAGAGGCTGCTTGACTTActcttctgttggaaggtgatggAGACGTTGGAGTTCCCAGATGGAGACTCCACTTGACaggtgtatgtgttcctgagCTGCTCCTCCGACACCTGCCTGATCACCAGCGATGCCTGCTGGTGGCCATTCTCTCTGGAGAAAACAGTCAAGTGTGTTGTGGTAAGtgattttaaatagtatttgaacccaggtctgttctgtAGTGAGTGTACATGCTCACTCTGAAGTGTTATAAAACACTGGTAGGGTCTCCTGGTTCTTCTCCACAAAAGATATGTTTTCCATCCAGTGTAAGAGGTCAATTGCAGAGGACAGGACAGCACTGCAGACCACCACCACAGTGGATCCTGGAGAAAACACAACATTCACTAACACTTTgataactacctctctcaaagagtgcagtgtataaagtcagacaATCTCAGGCACTCCCTGTCACCAaaggagtaccccaaggctcaatcctaggccccacgctcttctcaatttacatcaacaagataactcaggcagtaggaagctctctcatccatttatatgcagatgatacagtcttatactcagttggcccctccccggattttgtgttaaatgctctacaacaaagctttcttagtgttcaacaagctttctctactcttaaccttgttctgaacacctccaaaacaaaggtcatgtggtttggtaagaaggaGGCCCTtcctcccacaggtgtgattactatctctgagggtttagagcttgaggtagtcacctcatacaaataCGTGGGAGTATGACTAGACGGTGcattgtccttctctcagcacatatcaaagctgcaggctgaaGTTAAATGTCACGATtctctaaagtagaacccagaagcagaccaggacaaggagagtaagacgaaggtgagtatttatttacaagtttaaatgtagtgatagaaaaatccaagtagcggagcgggcagcggaggtgagttgatggaaTTGAGTAAGCAGATCCaaggaagtaactgaagtcaccgacgaccaggtagggatgggatgagtgttccgggtgaatgactgtagacagaaaaaacggaggtaagttcaaggcaagcaagacgtacaaaacaacaaaacaaactatcaaactggaggctgatacgctggcacaacatactgttcatggctaacgatccggcagggaatggatgtcaggtcagagcttatgaagtggaggggtgatgatcaggaccaggtgtgcagatagctgatgggatacaggtgcgggtaatcagagatctcccaactagctacgtcgcccggcaaccagacagggtgcgttccaggacaccggaaaaacactccaggacagaacacaggcaaaaacagactcaggaagcgggattcgtgacagtaccccccctccgacgaacgccaccgggcggactacccggagcgccagggtggaggcggtagaagtcacgaagcaggtcagcatcaaggatctgacgccgaggaatccaactcctctcctctgggccatatccttcccaatccacgagatactggaaccctcgaccccgccgtctggagtccatgatgcggcgcaccgtgtaggcaggaccacctccgatcatccgaggaggaggaggacgaggaggagggggcaacagaggactgaggagaaccggcttgaggcaggagacatgaaaggtggggtgtactctaagcgtagcaggcaacttgagtcggaccacaacaggattaatgattctctccaccacaaacggaccaatgaacctctgtgacagtttcctcgactcagtccgtagaggaagatcccgtgtagccaaccaaaccttatctccgacggtataagcgggggcaggaatacggcgacgattcgcctggatctgataccggtcagaaactctaaggagggccttcctggcccgatgccaggtccggtggcaacgacgaatgtgggcctggacagagggaaccgagagatccctctcctgagaaggaaacaagggaggttggtaaccgtacaggcactggaagggagacatcccagtggcagatgaagggagagtattatgggcatactcgacccagggtaactgagaggaccaagaggtgggatcagaggagacaaggcagcacagcgtggactccatcttctggttggctctctccgcctgaccattagattgggggtgaaatccagatgtgagactgactgtagctccaatggccaaacagaaggatctccagacagcagaggtaaactgaggaccacggtcagaaacaatgtcactgggcaacccgtggaccctgaaaacctccctaacaaggatctcggacgtctcagtggcagatggaagcttggagatgggcacaaagtgagcaaacttgctgaatctgtccacaatggtcagaatgaccgtgttcccaacagaagagggcaaccccgtgacaaagtccagggccagatgcgacaaggtcgccggggaataggtaaggggtgaagaagcccagagctgggccgattggtactcttattctgcgcacaaacaggacaagcggcaacaaacctccgggtatcttctcccatggcaggccaccaaaatcgtctgcgcagtagcgccatagtccgagcaacgccagggtgacaagctatcttgctggcgtgggaccactgaaggacagcagaacggaccgactcaggcacgaacaaccgaccgggtggaccgttaccggggccgggctgcgtccgaagggccgccatcacatcctcctcaatcctccatgtaacggctcccacgacaaagttctggggaagaatcgtctcagtcttggccccactctcctccgtcttggagaacatccgggacaaggcgtccgccttgccgttcttcgacccaggtcggaacgtcagggaaaaattgaagcgtccaaaaaacaaagcccacctggcctgacgggagttgagacgtttagccgattgcacgtaagccagattcttgtggtcagtccagaccacaaacggttgctccgctccctccaaccagtggcgccactcctccaaggcaagcttcacagcgagaagctcccggttacccataTCGTAGTTTCTCTCTgctggtgaaagacgacaagagtagaaggcgcagggatggagtttaccgtcagtggagctacgctgggacaggatggcgcccacccccacatcagacgcgtccacctcaacaacaaactgacgggaagtgtcaggttgagagagaatcggggcgttggtgaatcggctcttcaagtccagaaatgctcggtctgcctcaggagtccaacagaaatctctggtgcaagacgtcagggcagttaaaggggcggccacccg
The window above is part of the Salvelinus namaycush isolate Seneca chromosome 7, SaNama_1.0, whole genome shotgun sequence genome. Proteins encoded here:
- the LOC120050840 gene encoding interleukin-18 receptor 1-like; amino-acid sequence: MVKMTPLFMFLVLSATKELVRGGHTSVHVREGEMAVLQCPLRTTKAGHREGNLTLAWRNHSGPGELQEPAVWRSEDTLIILRVWTNQQGSYSCSLLDASGQPLRTAWFNITVFSGQCYTDMDVYVSTCYLRQSCEKLTCTSDSIPQNFTTHNYTWYKNCNTELPTDFGDGYLTSASESDSGYYTCTSYYTYNSSLHDGQVFTLSRTMERTVKKGSSQVMPKIIKPQDGEVIEVDMEVVIKVLVNVVFSPGSTVVVVCSAVLSSAIDLLHWMENISFVEKNQETLPVFYNTSEENGHQQASLVIRQVSEEQLRNTYTCQVESPSGNSNVSITFQQKSPPQFHFLVLGIVGVFAVTVVVVTVVYVKLKVDIILFLRDDLGWRQHNVSDGKRYDAYVLCYKSDTESGVSEEDRRQVEEVLEEEYGYSLCLYDRDVLPGEAVAEAVLGCIEQSRRLILVPSSLGLNPGQDSQYSLLTGLHAALVERQTWLVLVQTESAPDSQVDLDLDSLSEALRLLAQSGHTVTWRGSHSKPLSSPFWKELRYRMPARTRQCPPKDERTIL